A stretch of Ipomoea triloba cultivar NCNSP0323 chromosome 11, ASM357664v1 DNA encodes these proteins:
- the LOC115997566 gene encoding L-lactate dehydrogenase A-like, protein MHKSSSSSSFGPGGLDLSQTFFNPIPNAAPPSPTKRHTKISVVGVGNVGMAVAQTVLTQGLADELALVDAKPDKLRGEMLDLQHAAAFLPRTKIHASVDYAVSAGSDLVIVTAGARQNPGETRLNLIEKNCALFKTIIPPLVKHSRHSILMIVSNPVDILTYVAWKLSGFPANRVIGSGTNLDSSRFRSLIADHLDVNAQDVQAYIVGEHGDSSVALWSSISIGGVPVLSFLERQQIEYEKETLENIHKEVVQSAYEVINLKGYTSWAIGYSVANLARSILRDQRRVQPVSVLARGLYGIDGGDVFLSLPAQLGRSGVMGVANVHLTEEEERQLKHSANTILEVQTQLRL, encoded by the exons ATGCATAAgagttcatcttcttcctcattcGGGCCTGGCGGGTTGGACCTGAGCCAGACCTTCTTCAACCCCATTCCTAATGCTGCTCCCCCGTCTCCCACCAAGCGCCACACTAAAATCTCCGTCGTGGGGGTGGGAAACGTCGGCATGGCCGTCGCCCAGACCGTCCTTACTCAAGGCCTCGCCGACGAGCTCGCTCTCGTCGACGCCAAGCCCGACAAGCTACGCGGCGAAATGCTGGACCTCCAGCACGCCGCCGCCTTCCTCCCCCGCACGAAGATCCACGCCTCCGTCGACTACGCCGTCTCGGCGGGGTCGGATCTCGTCATCGTCACGGCGGGTGCGCGACAGAACCCTGGGGAAACCAGGCTTAATCTCATTGAGAAGAACTGCGCTCTGTTCAAGACCATCATTCCTCCGCTGGTGAAGCACTCCCGGCATAGCATACTCATGATCGTGTCCAACCCGGTGGATATTCTAACCTACGTTGCCTGGAAGCTGTCGGGGTTCCCCGCGAATCGCGTCATTGGGTCTGGCACGAACTTGGACTCTTCCCGCTTCCGCTCCCTCATTGCTGACCACCTTGATGTAAACGCTCAGGATGTACAG GCATATATTGTTGGGGAGCACGGAGACAGTTCAGTGGCACTGTGGTCAAGCATTAGCATAGGAGGTGTACCAGTTCTGAGCTTCCTAGAGAGGCAGCAAATCGAGTACGAGAAAGAAACACTAGAGAACATCCACAAAGAAGTCGTGCAAAGTGCGTACGAGGTGATCAACCTGAAAGGCTACACCTCTTGGGCAATCGGCTACTCCGTAGCTAACCTGGCTCGATCCATTCTCCGCGACCAGAGAAGGGTCCAACCAGTCTCGGTGCTTGCGAGAGGCCTTTACGGCATTGATGGCGGCGACGTCTTCCTCAGCCTGCCGGCGCAGTTGGGGAGGAGCGGCGTAATGGGCGTCGCCAACGTGCATCTCACTGAAGAGGAAGAGCGGCAGCTCAAACACTCGGCTAACACCATACTGGAAGTGCAAACCCAGCTCCGACTTTAA